CAACCTCCTAAAAAAGCAAGCTGGGTACTTGGCGAAAAGAATCTGAAAAAACAGGCTTAATCAAAAGCATGCTATAAGGTACGAGTATAATGCCCGTACCTTATATGAATATTCTATATTTCATTTTTCAATCTTTCTCCTGATAAAATCGGGATCTATCCTTAACAAAGAGAGAAAAACGGCTTTCGGATAATACAATATCACACGTTTTCTTAGTTGGCAAGAATATGCCATTGTATAAGTTGATAATATCATCTTCTCTTGAATTTCGTAGTTTACAAATATTTTTACTCGTAAATAGTCATTATCAGCTACTCGTATTCCATTTAAAAGCTAATAAGAACTCTTTCATCGTATTACCATCATTTTCACATAAATTTTCATAATTATAACCTGAGGTTATACGATAGTTGTCGATATTTTTTTTATTTCAATTCAATAAAGATACATTTGATGACAACTATTAAAAACCTATTTAATTATGAAAGCTAAATTAATACTCATTTTTAGTTTCCTGGCCTGTATGTATGGGTGTAGACAAGATCAGCTACTGGAATTAAGTCCTCAAATAGAAAACTCACAATCTCTTAAACTGGATTTTGAACAAAAAACCGGATACAATGAAAAGGATATCTACTTTCTGAATCCAAACTTTAGAACTTCTATTAAATGGAGCAAGATTGTATGGAGAAGTACGGATACGGCTTACATCAAGGTAAATGTATTGGATGAGCTTTCATATCCACTCGGGGACACCGTGATTTCACTACAGGATCAGGTATGGATCAAAGCATTCAAAAACAGTCGGAAAGAATGGAGATATTTGCTGCTGACTTTTATCCCTGTAGAAACAAAGAAAGCGTTTTCAGGAACGATTATCTCTTCATCTATTCTGTCAAACAGCACAAAAATAGCTACCTTTAGTAAAGGAGAAAATATTAAAAATCTGGATCAGACGAATGTAACTGCTATCGAGAAGTATAATAAAAGTATGGGCTCTTTAGTCAAAATGGCAGCAGGAAAGAAATGTGTATATGCTTATGTGAACGGACAGCTCAATCAGATCTCCTGTACAGATACGGATGAAATTGATGACGGTGATGGTGGAATTTACGATGATCCACCACCCAATCCAGGTGATTATTACCCGACTAACCCACCAATAGGTGGTGGTGATACAGGCGAACAAAATGAAGAAGATAAAGTCACAGACGACTTAGATGATTATCCATGTGCAAAAAATATATTAAAGCTTCTGCCAAATTTGAAAACCGATATTGCAGCAAGAATGAATCAACTATTTGGAGGCAGTGAATTTAATGTTAATTTCAATGCATACGATTTTAAAAATCCAAACATAGATGGGAAAGCATACAGGGGAAATCCTGATGCTGAAGAACAACAATACACAGTAAGTTTGGATTCTACATTATTAAGAAATGCAACACAGGAATATATTCTAGCCACTATGTATCATGAAATGATTCACGCTTTCTTTTTTGGTGAAGCAATTGCTGATCCACAGAATTTTGGTCTTCGTTATCCCACTATTCATCCTTATGATGTAGCGGGAGTTACAAAATATAAAGCTGTTCAAAATCATTCTGATATGATTAATATCATGTATACAATTAAACAGGCAATTTTGAGCTTTAATCCGAACTTTCCACCTGAAAAAGCTGAAGCTTTGGCAAAATTAGGAATAGTGGAAATAAATAATACAGAATTACAAATTAATCAAAATGAGAAAAATGCAACACAAAACAGAAGTGGTCAAAAATGTGCTGATTAGTATCTTTATAAGTTTATTTTCCATTACGGCACTGGCTCAACAGACCAACTTTTTAATAGACCTTGATTCAGTAGCAGAAGAGTACTCCGTAAGCCGTTTTTCTCTATCTACTCGTGATATTTACGGCACTAATGATTCTGTCTATCTTTTTAATATAATGCCAAAATATATAGAAAATCCCAGAGAGAATCCGGAGTTTGCAAGAAACAGAATAAAATATCTCTTCTTGTTTGCTGTCTTCCCAACATTAAATTCGGATGAACAATGGACAACATATGAAAAATTCCCTCATCATATTAATATTCTAAGTTTTAAGCAGCTTTTAGCAGATGGACCATCAAATATTAAATTAAAAAATGAACCAAAAATGCCTGATCGGTATGGAATACTTATAAAGAAAGGTCAGAAATATTACAAATCAAACATATCTTATATGCAGACATTTTATCTGAATAATTATCCAAGTGCATTTAATGTTCCTGCTAATGTGATTAATATTAATCAACAACCAATATCGATAAAAGATATGGAGAAAATATACGAAACAAATTATAAAGGGAGGGATTTACCAATATTTCCAAATGTTTCTTTTCAAGGATTTGATAATATTGGATTAGAGCGTTTCTACCTGTCAGGGAAATTTAGGATTAAGAATATGGATGCATATCAGTTTTGGACCTTCAAGCCCAGATATGAAGTAAGTCATGGAGAAAGTTGGGAGCAGGGAATTGATCGGTTTATCTATATACCTGACCAAGGAATCGTTGGAGGTTCTTTTGACTTTTACTTCTACTATCATCGAAAAAAACTGGGTATGACAACTCTGGATTTTAAGAATAACATTAGAGAAGAAAAAGTAATGCTTGCTGAACAATATAAGTAATAGTGTTGCATCAGATATCTTAACATCATTAATATACCGATCCTGTCAAGAAATTGATCTAATTCTATAATTTAATACTAATTGCATTTATTACTTTCTTAATGTTATTATGTAGAGCCAATTTTCACAAAACGTTTTTTAAGACCATATCCAGAGCACAATAAATGTTTTAAAGAAATAGTAAAATTATAATGAAAAAAACAATCATATCCTTACTTGCTATGACCCTTCTAATAAATTATGCAGTTTCTCAACAAAAGGATCTTAATCCTGGTTTTGCTGAGTTTAATCGCAGTTTTTCTAAGAATTTTAAATATCCTTTTCAATTAGAAGATAGATGTATTTCAACTGTAACTTTAATGATGGTTACATTTCGTAATGATGGAAGTGTTGACTTAATTGAGTTTTCAGATAGTGTACTTGACCAATTTAAAGATGAGTTTTTTAAAGTAAAAGATAAAATAGACTTTAAAAGTGTATTTAATGACATTATTAATATAAATCAAGAGAATAAAGTAGTTGTCATTCCCATATTTATAGAATCTGAAAAAACCGGACCTTTAGGGTGTGCATCTAATATCATTGCTTCGGATCTTAAAAATCTCTATAATTTCTCAGGGAAGCCAATATCAGGAAATTATTATTTATACTCTGGTCTTTATATTATCAATGCAGTTGTATTAAACTGAGGAATACAAACAAAAGTATTTATTTCAACAACTCGATTCTTTATGAAAAATATAATTCTACTATTCTTTACACTTAATTTTTTAAATACGTCTATTTCAGCTCAAAAAAATAATGATTACAAAGGTTACGAAGCATTTTACAAGAGCTTTAACACCTATTTTAAATATCCTCAACAGCTGTCCAAGAGGTGTATTCCAGTATATACTGTAATGATGATCAAGTTTGGAAAAACAGGAAATATAGATTCAATACAATTTTCAGATAGTGCATTTCCACAATTTGTAAGTGAAGTTATTAGAATAAAAAATAATTTGAACTTTAAAAGCATTTATAATGATCTGGTTGATATAAACAGAAATAATGATGTTGTATTAATTCCTATACATATTGATACTGAACAGATAGGAGGATGCAAATCTACTATCATACCGCAGGACATAGTAGATTTATTTAAGTTTTCAGGAGAAAGATTAACGGGTAATTATTTTATGTATCCGGGAATTTATTTCAAAAATTTTGTTGGGATACCCAACTATTAATATAGTAACCGTTGAGTTTATGAAAGGAATTATTCTATTATTAGTTGCTTTCCTACTATTTTTAAAGGGAAGCTATGCCCAACAACCAAATAAAGATTCGAATTTTGCAGAATTTAAACGAAGCTTTGTTCTAAACTTCAAATATCCGCCAGAACTGAATAAAAACTGTATACCAACATTGACACTTATGTTTATTCATTTCTCAACTGATGGCAATGTGACAGCAATAAAATTTTCAGATAGTGCTCTTCTCCCATTTGTTAACGAAATGCTTAGAATAAAAGATAAGTTGGATTTTAAAAGTATATATAAAACAGTAAGCAACAACAATACTGAAAACAGAAATATTTTGATACCTATACAGATTGATGCAGATCAGAAAGGTGATAATGGATGTTTATCAATTGTAGGTGAAGAATCACTTAAAAAACTTTATCTTTTTCAAGGACAGCAAATTTCAGGCAATTATTATCTGTACAAGACCTTATATCTGATTGATCCTGCAAATTCTTTCTAAACAGTTTAAATTACTTGTGTGAAACACATTTTATTTTTTAACATAAAGAGTATTATTACAACACTAATGATACTCATATATACGAATAATACCTCTGCTCAAAATATTACGAAACATGAGGGATTCGACAGTTTTTATAATAGTCTTAATACAAATTTCAAATATCCGAACCAGTTAGCTAAACGTTGCATACCTATTTTTACAATGATGTTTGTCCAGTTTAAAAGTAACGGAGATATAGATCATATTAAATTTTCAGATAGTGCATTTCCACAATTTGTAAATGAAATATTTAGAATAAAAGACAAATTAGATTTTAAAAGTGTGTATAACGACATCGTTAAAATTGAACCCAGTAACAACTCTGTACTCATCCCTATACATATTGACATACAATATATTAACGGCTGCAAATCTGTCATTCTCCCAAACGACCGGTTAAATCTTCTACATTTTTCCGGAGAAGAATTAGAAGGAAATATTAATATATATCCGGAAGTTTATATCAAAAATTATGTGGGACAAGTTCACTACGATTAATCAGTAAATATGACAAGAATACTCTGACTTTTATTTATGTAAAATCTTTTTATTGATTAGGTCAAAGTACTTTTAAGCTATAAAAATGAAAAAAATGCAACACAAAACAGAAGTGGTCAAAAATGTCCTGATTAGTATCTTTATAAGTTTATTTTCCATTACGGCACTGGCTCAACAGACCAACTTTTTAATAGACCTTGATTCAGTAGCGGAAGAGTACTCGGTAAGTCGTTTTTCTTTATCTACTCGTGATATTTACGGCATTAATGATTCTGTCTATCTTTTTAATGTAATACCGAAGTATATAGAAGATTCTAAAGAAAATCCTGAGTTTGCAAGAAACAGAACTAACTACGTATTCTTATTCACCGTCTTTCCTACATTAAATTCGGATGAACAATGGGTTTCATTTGACAAATTTCCAGACCACTTTAATTTGCTAAGTTTTGACAAACTTTTAACACTTGGAGGTAGATTTCTTTATTATGAAAATCGACTAAAAACACCTGAAAACTATGGTATTATTCTAAAGAAAGGAGATAAGTATTTTAAATCTGCAATTGGAACTCTACAGATATTTTATATTACAGATTTTCCCAATGAGTTTAATATTCCCAAAAGTGTGATTGACATTAATCAGGCATTAATTACAGTAAAAGATATGCAAAATGTATACAAGAACTTTTATAATGATACTGACCTGCCAATTGGCCCACGTTCAAATCCTAAACATTTAATTAATAATAATATTGAGCGTTTTTATCTATCAAAGAAATCTCATATTAAAGGAAGAGATGCATACCAGTTTTGGACTTTTCAACCTTGGAATGAAGTCAGTGATAATATAAATTGGGAAAAAGGAATTGACCGGTTTATCTATATACCTGATAAAGGAATCGTTGGAGGCTCTTTTGACTTTTACTTCTATTATTATCGACAAAAACTGAGTATGACAACCTTAGATTTTAAGAATAACATTAGAGAAGAAAAAGTAATGCTTGCTGAACAATATAAGTAATAACACTCTGAAATTCAGAAAAATAAGATAATAAAAAAAATCAATTATTACAGGAACTGCCGACTTTATTCTTTACGCCTGCAGCTCCTGGACTATAAAACTCTTTTCCTGAGGAAGTTCTTACAGATGTACCTCCAGCAGAAATTTTAATTTCAAGCAATGATATTACAATATGGTCGGGTAATACACGTGTCCGAATTGCTGCAGATGATCTACATTAACCTTCTCTTTGAAAATTGCATATACAGCTGATCCTGAACCGGACATAGATGCATAAAGTGCTCCCGACTCATAACACGCTTCTTTCAGGGATTTTATTAAAGGATATCTTTCAAACAGACCGTCTTCAAAATCATTACCGATCAAGAATTTCCATTCCTGTACGGGCAGACGTACAGCTTCTTTGAGATTCACGTCTGATACCTGTGGAGAAACGTTTGCATAAGCCTCTGCTGTAGAGATATGTATATCAGGCTTTATCATAACGATATAATACGAACTCAGATCCAGTTCAACCGGTTCAAAGGAAGTGCCGATATCATAAGCGTAAACAGGTTTATTTTCGATAAAAAACGGACAGTCGGCACCTAATCCGGCTGCATAATCACACAACTGCGCCGTTGTTAATTTCAGCCCAAAGCTATCATTTACAGATTTGAGAAAAAAAGCAGCATCCGCAGATCCACCTCCCAATCCTGCTCCGATAGGAATATGCTTATGTAAATAAATTTCCAGCTCAGGAAGTTGAAAATTCTCCTTTAACAGATCGAATGCTTTCAGGCAAAGGTTCGTCCCTCCTTCCGGAATATGTATACCTGATGTATGTAAAGCAGTTTTTTGTTTCGCTTCCACAAACTCCAGAACATCATATACGGGCAAAGGATAAAATACGGTTTCCAGATTATGATACCCGTCAGCACGTTTTTCTACAATGTGCAAACCTATATTGATCTTCGCATTAGGAAATGTAATCATAGAACGAAATTAGGAAATATTTTAAATGTTTTGAAGGTGGTTACTGTATTAAATAGACAAACTATAAAAAATAAAATTTTACTGAATTAAAATCAAAATTTATTGTTTATCAATAATTATTTATTACATTTACCATATTATTATAAACTTAAAGGTTATGTCAAAAACAAATAACTTCGTATTTAAAGCCTTGTATATCATCACATGGATAATTTTTATCGGTTTATTCATTGAAATGATTGGCTTATTTGTAAATCTTCTTTTCAGCATTTTCAAACCCGAATTTGTCCCTAAGCTTTATCAGAAGCTGGACTTAACGATGATGTATAAAGAGAATAAATTTGGTTTCTATGGAATCTACGGCTTTATTTTAACTATTTGTTACTTAAAGACAAGTCTGTTTTATATAGTCCTGGAACTCATGCATAAGATAGATTTAACAAAACCATTCAACAGTTTAGTTTCCCGCCAGATTCTATTGATTAGTTATTATACGCTTTCCACAGGACTGCTGGTTTACATTGGCGGACAAATCACCAAAAGATTAGTGCATCATGATAGTATTGCCGGTAACTTAGAGCAATTCTGGACCGATGGGGAAGCATTTATTCTGATGGGAGCTGTAGTCTATATTATCGGGACTATTTTCAAAAAAGGAGTTGATTTACAAACTGAAAACGATCTGACGATTTAACTATGCCAATCATTGTGAATTTAGATGTAATGATGGCAAAGCGAAAAATGTCGCTCAACGAGCTGTCAGAAAAAGTAGAACTAACGCTTTCTAACCTTTCTATTCTCAAAACAGGGAAAGCCAAAGCTATACGTTTCAGCACGTTAGACGCCATCTGCAAAGCGCTCAACTGTCAGCCTGCAGACATTCTTGAATACGTAGAAGATCCCCTGTAATCAAGTTATGAAAGGAATAATTATGGGCCGAATATACGAAGAGACCGATTCCTGCTGTCAATTTCCGGAGCCAGCCCCCATTAATAAAAGAGTCCGTTAGCACTTAACTAACGGACTCTTATACCTGATATGATGGTTGTATTAATTATAACCTTGATTCTGTGGGAAAACAGCATCAGAATTAGCATCGATTACTTCCTGAGGAATTGGCCATAGCTCATTTCCTTCTTTAATTGCTGCTTTTGATTGTGTATTGAGATCTTTTACCCTTCTCAAAAACACTTCTCTTCCAAATCTGGAAAGTGTCATTCTTCTCATCTCTTCTCCTAAAAGCTCTCTTGCTCTTTCATCAAGAAGGTAGTCCACATTGACCTGTGCAGCGGAGGCTGGTGTAGCTTTTGCTCTTGCTCTTACCACATTGATAGCATCGGCAGCTAATCCGGGATTACTTTTCTGCAGATAAGCTTCAGCCAGTAACAGATATGTCTCTGCAAGACGTACTTTTACACGATCTTTCATATTACCTTCAAATGCCGGATTGTCCGCAGTTTTGCCATAGAAGAATTTGGTCGTTGTGGCAAACACGTTACCGGATTCTTTGATTTCTTGTGTAATATTAAGTTTAGTACCAAAAAGCGGACTTTTCGGATCGTTATGGTACCAGTCTCTTTTAATATTATACTTGGAATTACGCACATCCTGAGCTTCATAACCATTCAACCACCAGTCAAACGGACGGATATGTCCCAGACCACGGCCACCTAACGAATCTGCTAATACAAAACCCGTTTGTTGCGAGTAAAACGGAACCCATGCACGTTTGCTCCAGTCCGTATACAGATCTCCACCTCCCTGGCTGTTGTATTCTAACTGTATTGCCCAGATAGTTTCCTGATTTCCGGATTTACGGTTTTGATTTTTTTCGATAAACATATCGTGAAAATAATCACCTGCATTATCTTTTTCTGCTCCGAATCGTTGATCATT
The Sphingobacterium spiritivorum genome window above contains:
- a CDS encoding PTS sugar transporter gives rise to the protein MKKTIISLLAMTLLINYAVSQQKDLNPGFAEFNRSFSKNFKYPFQLEDRCISTVTLMMVTFRNDGSVDLIEFSDSVLDQFKDEFFKVKDKIDFKSVFNDIININQENKVVVIPIFIESEKTGPLGCASNIIASDLKNLYNFSGKPISGNYYLYSGLYIINAVVLN
- a CDS encoding PTS sugar transporter, encoding MKGIILLLVAFLLFLKGSYAQQPNKDSNFAEFKRSFVLNFKYPPELNKNCIPTLTLMFIHFSTDGNVTAIKFSDSALLPFVNEMLRIKDKLDFKSIYKTVSNNNTENRNILIPIQIDADQKGDNGCLSIVGEESLKKLYLFQGQQISGNYYLYKTLYLIDPANSF
- the ispE gene encoding 4-(cytidine 5'-diphospho)-2-C-methyl-D-erythritol kinase; translation: MITFPNAKINIGLHIVEKRADGYHNLETVFYPLPVYDVLEFVEAKQKTALHTSGIHIPEGGTNLCLKAFDLLKENFQLPELEIYLHKHIPIGAGLGGGSADAAFFLKSVNDSFGLKLTTAQLCDYAAGLGADCPFFIENKPVYAYDIGTSFEPVELDLSSYYIVMIKPDIHISTAEAYANVSPQVSDVNLKEAVRLPVQEWKFLIGNDFEDGLFERYPLIKSLKEACYESGALYASMSGSGSAVYAIFKEKVNVDHLQQFGHVYYPTIL
- a CDS encoding DUF2975 domain-containing protein translates to MSKTNNFVFKALYIITWIIFIGLFIEMIGLFVNLLFSIFKPEFVPKLYQKLDLTMMYKENKFGFYGIYGFILTICYLKTSLFYIVLELMHKIDLTKPFNSLVSRQILLISYYTLSTGLLVYIGGQITKRLVHHDSIAGNLEQFWTDGEAFILMGAVVYIIGTIFKKGVDLQTENDLTI
- a CDS encoding helix-turn-helix domain-containing protein, whose amino-acid sequence is MPIIVNLDVMMAKRKMSLNELSEKVELTLSNLSILKTGKAKAIRFSTLDAICKALNCQPADILEYVEDPL
- a CDS encoding RagB/SusD family nutrient uptake outer membrane protein, with product MKAIKNITYLLVATATLSGCSKDFLDEDTSGFQAPDNTYTTTNGFETGLTGLYAFARLEFQTWTNDFFTQGATPQESLQVGTDIVAIKTTGTDATLAPFSNYTLNPASSYVRNYWKFSYGLIGNSNLILTALDNPDIKWTDPVNDPKRVRATADFFRAYGYRYLVSLYGDVPWVDKVSETPRTDFTRTPKAEVLQHMITDLRYASENLPDNPNTVADGKLTKWAALHYLAEAYLWANKPDSAIIAANAVINSGYFKLNDQRFGAEKDNAGDYFHDMFIEKNQNRKSGNQETIWAIQLEYNSQGGGDLYTDWSKRAWVPFYSQQTGFVLADSLGGRGLGHIRPFDWWLNGYEAQDVRNSKYNIKRDWYHNDPKSPLFGTKLNITQEIKESGNVFATTTKFFYGKTADNPAFEGNMKDRVKVRLAETYLLLAEAYLQKSNPGLAADAINVVRARAKATPASAAQVNVDYLLDERARELLGEEMRRMTLSRFGREVFLRRVKDLNTQSKAAIKEGNELWPIPQEVIDANSDAVFPQNQGYN